AATCGGCCATGGAATCTTTTACCCGCTGTGCAGCATCGGAGTTTTCCGACCGCAATGTACAGTTCACCACCATCAATATGCCGTTGGTGGCGACACCAATGATCGCCCCGACCGAGATCTACCAACAGATGCCCACCCTAACGCCAGAACAAGCAGCAGAAATGATCGCTAAGGCAATCATAGAAAAACCGAAAAGAGTGGCAACCCGACTCGGTATTTTTGGTGCCTTAATCCATGCTGTCTTTCCCAAATTGGGCGAAATCATTATGAACACAGGCTTCCGTATGTTTCCTGATTCGCCAAGGGCAACCGAAGAAGTTGAACATAAAGAGAAAGAAAAGCCCTCTCAGGAAATGATCGCCTTCGCTGCACTGTTGCGCGGTATACACCTCTAAGGATAAGGAGCAATAGGAATGAAATGCACAGCCAGTCACCAATATAGCCACAGCCTTGATCAGGTTTATCTGTTTTTTCGCGATGCAGAAACAATCAGCGAAAAATATGCAGCACTAAAAGCGATAAATATAAGCATCATCCGCAACGAAGATACCGATGATGGCTTTATCAGTGAAACAGAGCGTGAACTGCCTGCCGATGTGCCCGCGCTGCTGGCAAGCATTCTGGGAGACTACAATAAGCTAATTCAAAAGGAGCATTGGTATAGCAAAGATGATGGCAGTCTCGGCTGCGACATGACCATAGATCTCGTTGGTGTCCCGGTTAAAATTGAAGGCCACATGCACCTGCATGAGAACGAAACTGGCGCAATAAATGATGTCACCATCGAAA
Above is a window of Corallincola holothuriorum DNA encoding:
- a CDS encoding DUF2505 domain-containing protein, with translation MKCTASHQYSHSLDQVYLFFRDAETISEKYAALKAINISIIRNEDTDDGFISETERELPADVPALLASILGDYNKLIQKEHWYSKDDGSLGCDMTIDLVGVPVKIEGHMHLHENETGAINDVTIEISSSLPLIGSSLARYVAGDCKKSMEQEYQYIQGQLQAAEVAE